Proteins encoded within one genomic window of Humulus lupulus chromosome 1, drHumLupu1.1, whole genome shotgun sequence:
- the LOC133788891 gene encoding proline iminopeptidase-like isoform X2 — MRCFTSCSSSLIPLFSSTISIPTSSSSSYALSLLTNSTFAASEKRCPVLRAQYLDYKSTERKLIDSMESGKEGSGLKRELYSVIEPYSSGFLKVSDLHTIYWEQSGNPDGHPVVFLHGGPGGGTSPTNRRFFDPEFYRIILFDQRGAGKSTPHACLKENTTWDLIDDIEKLREHLKIPEWQVFGGSWGSTLALAYSQSHPDKITGLVLRGIFLLRKKEIDWFYEGGTAAIYPEAWEPFRDLIPENERECFIDAYSKRLNSDDLETQYAAARAWTKWEMMTAHLIPNDDNIKKGDDDYFSLAFARIENHYFTNKGFFPSDSYLLDNIDKIRHIDATIVQGRYDVCCPMMSAWDLHKVWPEADFKVVQDAGHSANEPGIAAELVAANERLKNAIKGGR, encoded by the exons ATGAGGTGCTTCACTTCTTGTTCTAGCTCCTTAATACCCCTATTCTCTTCTACCATTTCCATCCCCACATCTTCTTCGTCTTCCTACGCTCTCTCTCTGCTTACTAATTCAACCTTCGCTGCTTCtg AGAAAAGGTGTCCAGTTTTACGTGCCCAATATCTCGATTACAAGAGCACTGAGCGGAAATTAATCGATTCGATGGAGTCGGGAAAGGAAGGTTCGGGTTTGAAAAGAGAGCTTTACTCAGTTATAGAGCCTTACAGTTCAGGGTTTTTGAAGGTTTCGGATCTTCATACTATTTATTGGGAGCAATCTGGGAATCCAGATGGGCAT CCTGTTGTATTTCTTCATGGGGGTCCTGGAGGAGGAACTTCACCTACCAATAGAAGATTTTTTGATCCTGAGTTTTATCGAATCATTTTGTTTGATCAA cGTGGTGCAGGAAAGAGTACACCCCATGCTTGTCTGAAAGAAAACACCACATGGGATCTCATTGATGATATTGAAAAGCTTAGGGAACACTTGAAAATCCCAGAATGGCAG GTTTTTGGTGGGTCATGGGGAAGCACACTTGCCCTTGCTTATAGTCAATCACACCCGGACAAG ATTACTGGACTGGTCCTTAGAGGGATTTTTCTTCTGAGAAAGAAAGAGATTGATTGGTTTTATGAGGGTGGTACTGCTGCTATTTATCCTGAAG CTTGGGAACCATTTAGAGATCTTATTCCAGAGAACGAGAGAGAATGTTTTATAGATGCTTACAGCAAGAGACTAAACTCTGATGACTTGGAAACACAA TATGCAGCTGCTAGGGCATGGACCAAATGGGAAATGATGACTGCCCATCTTATTCCAAATGATGACAACATCAAGAAAGGAGATGATGATTATTTTTCATTG GCATTTGCAAGGATTGAAAATCATTATTTTACCAACAAGGGATTCTTTCCTTCAGATTCATACCTGTTGGATAACATTGATAAGATACGGCATATAGATGCCACAATTGTTCAG GGAAGATATGATGTGTGCTGTCCTATGATGTCAGCTTGGGATCTCCACAAAGTGTGGCCAGAGGCAGATTTTAAG GTTGTGCAAGATGCTGGTCACTCTGCTAATGAACCGGGAATAGCTGCAGAACTTGTAGCTGCCAACGAAAGGTTGAAAAATGCAATCAAGGGTGGAAGATGA
- the LOC133788891 gene encoding proline iminopeptidase-like isoform X1: MRCFTSCSSSLIPLFSSTISIPTSSSSSYALSLLTNSTFAASVPEKRCPVLRAQYLDYKSTERKLIDSMESGKEGSGLKRELYSVIEPYSSGFLKVSDLHTIYWEQSGNPDGHPVVFLHGGPGGGTSPTNRRFFDPEFYRIILFDQRGAGKSTPHACLKENTTWDLIDDIEKLREHLKIPEWQVFGGSWGSTLALAYSQSHPDKITGLVLRGIFLLRKKEIDWFYEGGTAAIYPEAWEPFRDLIPENERECFIDAYSKRLNSDDLETQYAAARAWTKWEMMTAHLIPNDDNIKKGDDDYFSLAFARIENHYFTNKGFFPSDSYLLDNIDKIRHIDATIVQGRYDVCCPMMSAWDLHKVWPEADFKVVQDAGHSANEPGIAAELVAANERLKNAIKGGR, encoded by the exons ATGAGGTGCTTCACTTCTTGTTCTAGCTCCTTAATACCCCTATTCTCTTCTACCATTTCCATCCCCACATCTTCTTCGTCTTCCTACGCTCTCTCTCTGCTTACTAATTCAACCTTCGCTGCTTCtg TGCCAGAGAAAAGGTGTCCAGTTTTACGTGCCCAATATCTCGATTACAAGAGCACTGAGCGGAAATTAATCGATTCGATGGAGTCGGGAAAGGAAGGTTCGGGTTTGAAAAGAGAGCTTTACTCAGTTATAGAGCCTTACAGTTCAGGGTTTTTGAAGGTTTCGGATCTTCATACTATTTATTGGGAGCAATCTGGGAATCCAGATGGGCAT CCTGTTGTATTTCTTCATGGGGGTCCTGGAGGAGGAACTTCACCTACCAATAGAAGATTTTTTGATCCTGAGTTTTATCGAATCATTTTGTTTGATCAA cGTGGTGCAGGAAAGAGTACACCCCATGCTTGTCTGAAAGAAAACACCACATGGGATCTCATTGATGATATTGAAAAGCTTAGGGAACACTTGAAAATCCCAGAATGGCAG GTTTTTGGTGGGTCATGGGGAAGCACACTTGCCCTTGCTTATAGTCAATCACACCCGGACAAG ATTACTGGACTGGTCCTTAGAGGGATTTTTCTTCTGAGAAAGAAAGAGATTGATTGGTTTTATGAGGGTGGTACTGCTGCTATTTATCCTGAAG CTTGGGAACCATTTAGAGATCTTATTCCAGAGAACGAGAGAGAATGTTTTATAGATGCTTACAGCAAGAGACTAAACTCTGATGACTTGGAAACACAA TATGCAGCTGCTAGGGCATGGACCAAATGGGAAATGATGACTGCCCATCTTATTCCAAATGATGACAACATCAAGAAAGGAGATGATGATTATTTTTCATTG GCATTTGCAAGGATTGAAAATCATTATTTTACCAACAAGGGATTCTTTCCTTCAGATTCATACCTGTTGGATAACATTGATAAGATACGGCATATAGATGCCACAATTGTTCAG GGAAGATATGATGTGTGCTGTCCTATGATGTCAGCTTGGGATCTCCACAAAGTGTGGCCAGAGGCAGATTTTAAG GTTGTGCAAGATGCTGGTCACTCTGCTAATGAACCGGGAATAGCTGCAGAACTTGTAGCTGCCAACGAAAGGTTGAAAAATGCAATCAAGGGTGGAAGATGA